In Insulibacter thermoxylanivorax, one genomic interval encodes:
- a CDS encoding lytic transglycosylase domain-containing protein yields MRNIRKKRYYAFVIILVLIIGFLNADRIGRLIYPLHYQEEIISSSKQYDVNPYWIAAIIRVESNFRSDRVSHKGATGMMQIMPETARWIAEQGSEFSESSPDLLTVPTLNIRMGTWYIRYLEDFFAPYFERMGMDEDRDRLATIAASYNAGQGAVQNWLQSGIWDGRLTTSDRIPYQETRNYVQRVNYYYKKYSNLYNDLIGYESDESREQ; encoded by the coding sequence ATGAGAAACATTCGCAAGAAACGTTACTATGCGTTCGTCATTATTCTAGTATTGATCATTGGATTCCTGAATGCTGACAGGATCGGCCGGCTGATCTATCCCCTGCATTATCAGGAGGAGATCATCAGCAGTTCCAAACAATATGATGTGAATCCATATTGGATCGCTGCGATCATACGGGTGGAAAGCAATTTTCGTTCCGACAGGGTTTCTCACAAAGGCGCTACCGGAATGATGCAGATCATGCCGGAAACGGCCCGCTGGATCGCCGAGCAGGGATCGGAGTTTTCTGAATCTTCTCCGGATTTGTTAACGGTTCCAACTCTGAATATTCGCATGGGAACGTGGTACATACGTTATCTTGAGGATTTCTTTGCTCCTTATTTTGAACGCATGGGCATGGATGAGGATCGCGATCGCTTGGCGACCATCGCCGCATCCTACAATGCTGGACAAGGGGCTGTGCAGAACTGGCTGCAGTCGGGGATCTGGGACGGCAGGCTGACCACCAGTGACCGAATCCCCTATCAAGAGACGCGGAATTATGTACAGAGAGTCAATTATTATTACAAAAAATATTCCAACCTGTATAATGATCTTATAGGTTATGAGTCTGATGAATCCAGGGAACAATGA
- the coaE gene encoding dephospho-CoA kinase (Dephospho-CoA kinase (CoaE) performs the final step in coenzyme A biosynthesis.) → MIIGLTGGIASGKSTVSRMLEERGAIIVDADRISREIVMPGSPVLQTIAEEFGADLIREDGTLDRKLLGAMIFADEHKRLRLNKIMHPPIRAEMQRRISEFESRHPERLIVADIPLLYESNLQHMFPEVMVVYVPMSLQLERLMKRDGLTEKEAMARIRAQMPIEDKRRLADIVIDNSQDLEATAEQLDQFMKRKGLR, encoded by the coding sequence ATGATTATAGGTCTTACAGGCGGTATAGCCAGCGGGAAGAGCACCGTAAGCCGCATGTTGGAGGAACGAGGGGCGATCATTGTCGATGCCGATCGAATTTCCCGGGAAATTGTGATGCCGGGAAGCCCTGTACTTCAGACCATCGCCGAGGAATTCGGAGCGGATCTGATCCGTGAAGACGGCACATTGGACCGCAAACTTCTCGGTGCGATGATCTTCGCAGATGAACATAAGAGGTTAAGATTGAATAAAATCATGCATCCGCCGATTCGAGCTGAGATGCAGAGAAGAATCTCGGAATTCGAGAGCCGGCATCCTGAACGGCTGATCGTTGCGGATATTCCGCTGTTATATGAATCAAACCTGCAGCATATGTTCCCAGAAGTGATGGTTGTCTACGTACCGATGAGCCTTCAGCTGGAACGTCTGATGAAGCGGGATGGTCTGACGGAGAAAGAAGCGATGGCCAGGATCCGCGCTCAGATGCCTATAGAGGACAAGCGGCGGCTTGCGGACATCGTCATCGATAACAGCCAAGACTTGGAGGCGACGGCAGAACAGCTGGATCAATTTATGAAGAGAAAGGGTTTGCGATGA
- a CDS encoding MntP/YtaF family protein, whose amino-acid sequence MLPYVSIILLACAVSLDSFGVGLNYGMRQIKIPGASILIIGCCSGLMILLSMLLGGLLIPYIPERYAGWIGGMILICIGLWAFVQIWRQRRCQGNDRDDNLAFEDGELPECSTESAELSLPESLEPRKVLHLELRRLGIVIEILRTPSSADRDRSGTISPGEAALLGTALSLDAFGAGIGAVFIGLSPWLTASVIAVFSSVFLRLGIDTGNLASHIAWLGRLTFLPGIILIVLGLSKLLQ is encoded by the coding sequence ATGCTGCCCTATGTATCGATTATCCTGTTGGCATGTGCCGTGAGTTTGGATAGTTTTGGCGTCGGATTGAATTACGGGATGCGTCAGATCAAGATACCGGGCGCATCGATCCTGATCATCGGCTGTTGTTCCGGTCTAATGATCCTGCTGTCGATGCTGCTTGGCGGACTCTTAATCCCTTATATCCCGGAGAGGTATGCGGGTTGGATCGGCGGTATGATCCTGATCTGCATCGGGCTGTGGGCATTCGTCCAGATCTGGCGACAGCGGCGGTGCCAAGGCAATGACCGAGATGATAATTTGGCATTTGAGGATGGTGAACTGCCCGAGTGCAGTACAGAGTCTGCGGAGCTCTCCCTGCCCGAATCACTGGAACCGCGTAAAGTACTGCATCTTGAGTTGAGAAGGCTGGGCATCGTCATCGAGATCCTGCGCACGCCTTCCAGTGCGGACAGGGATCGGTCCGGTACGATCTCACCCGGTGAAGCGGCGCTGCTTGGCACGGCTCTTTCTCTGGACGCCTTCGGAGCAGGGATTGGTGCGGTATTTATCGGATTATCCCCCTGGCTGACCGCATCCGTTATCGCCGTGTTTAGTTCCGTGTTCCTGCGCCTGGGCATCGACACGGGGAATCTGGCGTCGCACATCGCGTGGCTGGGCAGGCTGACCTTTCTTCCAGGCATTATACTAATCGTATTGGGATTGTCGAAATTGTTGCAATGA
- the mutM gene encoding DNA-formamidopyrimidine glycosylase has product MPELPEVETVKRTLNELIIGKKIERVSVHLPRIIQRPADPEVFAAMLEGHTFEGVARRGKFLRLLLDGLVLVSHLRMEGRYGVFRSDDPVEKHTHVIFHFTDGTELRYKDVRQFGTMHLFLPGEEWVNPPLNKLGLEPLDEDFTLERFRAVLAHRKGKIKSLLLSQLYVVGIGNIYADEALFAARIHPERTADSLTRPEWKRLHEAIIHVLQEAVKQGGSSIKSYVNGQGEMGMFQQQLAAYGREDEPCMRCGKRIRKITVAGRGTHYCPNCQRRKKRLAR; this is encoded by the coding sequence ATGCCGGAATTGCCGGAGGTGGAGACGGTCAAGCGAACGTTGAATGAGCTGATCATAGGCAAGAAGATCGAGCGTGTGTCAGTTCATCTGCCGCGGATCATTCAGCGTCCGGCAGACCCCGAAGTCTTCGCAGCGATGCTGGAAGGGCACACCTTCGAGGGGGTTGCCCGGCGCGGCAAATTTCTCCGTCTTCTCCTGGACGGGCTGGTGCTCGTCTCCCATCTCCGCATGGAGGGCCGCTATGGGGTGTTTCGCTCCGATGATCCCGTCGAGAAGCACACTCATGTGATCTTCCACTTCACTGATGGGACGGAGCTTCGTTACAAAGATGTGCGCCAGTTCGGCACAATGCATCTGTTCCTGCCGGGGGAGGAATGGGTGAATCCCCCGCTGAACAAGCTGGGCTTGGAGCCCCTTGATGAGGACTTTACCTTGGAGCGCTTCCGCGCCGTACTTGCTCATCGCAAAGGGAAGATCAAATCCCTGCTGCTTAGCCAGCTCTATGTCGTCGGCATCGGCAATATCTATGCGGATGAAGCGTTGTTCGCGGCCCGCATCCATCCTGAGCGCACAGCGGATAGTCTTACCCGGCCTGAGTGGAAACGGCTGCACGAAGCGATTATCCATGTGTTGCAGGAAGCGGTGAAGCAGGGCGGCAGCTCGATCAAATCCTATGTCAACGGCCAAGGTGAGATGGGGATGTTCCAGCAGCAACTGGCTGCCTACGGACGCGAAGATGAACCCTGCATGCGCTGCGGCAAGCGGATTCGCAAGATAACCGTTGCCGGCCGCGGAACGCACTACTGCCCGAATTGCCAGCGCAGGAAGAAGCGGCTCGCCAGATAA
- the polA gene encoding DNA polymerase I, with translation MSKLIIVDGNSIANRAFYALPLLSNAEGLHTNAVYGVTTMLLKLLEEEKPTHFLFAFDAGKVTFRHADYKEYKAGRAKTPPELSEQWPLIKELVAAFNIQQFELEGYEADDIIGTLTRMADEEKMETLVVTGDKDMLQLASEHVKIALTIRRGISEMEVYGPEQIQEKYGLKPLQIIDMKGLMGDASDNIPGVPGIGEKTALKLLHEYGSVENVLEHAPSIKGKMGERLVAHAEDARLSKELATIYREVPLSLTWDDLKFEGIDEERTAALFKRLEFKSLLERLNLSASAQVSEQTLEIPVQIVQEQDLSALLGKLDEVRAVHVEVLGDNPHHGEVLGIAFAFEASAMYVGFETLMSEEGRPLREWLEDEGTAKTIYDAHRVHLALAWQGIKLRGTAFDVHLAAYVLDPSQSNQSLGDLMRRFGLPTLPEDEEIFGKGAKFRIPELEVYSSYLGRKAYAISQLRQPMHDELEKTGMNELYYDLELKLSRVLAEMELTGIKVKSEELERFGEELKERIREIEQEIYDLAGTEFNIGSPKQLGEILFEKLNLPVIKKTKTGYSTDVEVLERLAPYHEIAAKVVEYRQLTKLQSTYVEGLLKEIRPETGKIHTYYRQTIAATGRLSSQYPNLQNIPIRLEEGRLIRRAFVPSEEGWYILAADYSQIELRVLAHISQDERLMEAFRQNMDIHTKTAMDVFGVAADEVDANMRRQAKAVNFGIVYGISDYGLSQNLHIPRKEAAAFIEAYFNVFQGVRRYMDEIVKSAKQDGYVSTLLNRRRYLPEINASNYNRRSFAERTAMNTPIQGTAADIIKLAMVKLAERMTDEGLRSRMLLQVHDELVFEVPPEELEVMKQLVPEVMENAIALDVPLKAEVSWGTDWYEAK, from the coding sequence ATGTCCAAGTTGATCATCGTGGACGGCAACAGCATCGCAAACCGGGCGTTCTATGCGTTGCCGCTGCTAAGCAATGCTGAAGGACTTCATACGAATGCCGTTTACGGCGTGACAACGATGCTTCTCAAACTGTTGGAGGAAGAGAAGCCGACGCATTTCCTATTCGCCTTCGATGCGGGGAAAGTGACCTTCCGTCATGCCGATTATAAGGAATACAAGGCCGGGCGGGCGAAGACGCCGCCGGAACTGTCGGAACAATGGCCGCTGATTAAGGAATTGGTAGCGGCTTTCAATATTCAGCAGTTCGAGCTTGAAGGATATGAGGCGGACGATATCATCGGCACGCTGACACGGATGGCGGATGAAGAGAAGATGGAGACCTTGGTTGTCACAGGCGACAAGGATATGCTGCAGCTTGCATCGGAGCATGTGAAGATCGCGCTGACGATTCGCAGGGGAATCAGTGAGATGGAGGTTTACGGTCCTGAACAGATTCAGGAGAAGTACGGGCTTAAGCCGCTGCAGATCATCGATATGAAGGGATTGATGGGCGATGCTTCGGACAATATCCCGGGGGTGCCGGGCATCGGCGAGAAGACGGCGCTGAAGCTGCTGCATGAATACGGTTCCGTCGAGAACGTCCTCGAACATGCTCCAAGCATCAAGGGGAAGATGGGCGAACGGCTTGTTGCCCATGCGGAGGATGCACGGCTTAGCAAGGAGCTGGCCACGATCTATCGGGAGGTGCCGCTCTCCCTTACCTGGGATGATCTCAAGTTCGAGGGCATCGACGAGGAGAGAACTGCCGCGCTGTTCAAACGACTGGAGTTTAAATCCCTGTTAGAACGGCTGAATCTCTCCGCATCCGCGCAAGTTTCGGAGCAAACGCTGGAGATTCCCGTTCAGATTGTGCAGGAACAGGATCTTAGCGCCTTGCTGGGCAAGCTGGATGAGGTTCGTGCCGTTCATGTCGAAGTCCTCGGCGACAACCCTCATCACGGGGAAGTGCTCGGCATCGCCTTTGCCTTCGAAGCCAGCGCGATGTATGTCGGCTTCGAGACACTGATGAGCGAGGAAGGACGGCCTCTGAGAGAGTGGTTGGAAGATGAAGGGACAGCGAAGACGATCTATGATGCCCACCGCGTTCATCTGGCTCTGGCTTGGCAGGGCATCAAGCTGCGCGGTACAGCTTTCGATGTACACCTCGCGGCCTATGTCCTTGATCCTTCCCAGTCGAATCAGAGCCTGGGGGATCTGATGCGGCGCTTCGGCCTGCCAACGCTGCCTGAAGACGAGGAGATCTTCGGCAAGGGCGCCAAGTTCCGGATTCCGGAGCTGGAGGTCTACAGCTCATATCTGGGCCGCAAGGCATATGCGATCTCCCAGCTTCGGCAGCCGATGCATGATGAACTGGAGAAGACCGGCATGAACGAGCTGTATTATGACTTGGAGCTGAAGCTGTCGCGGGTGCTCGCAGAGATGGAGCTGACGGGCATCAAGGTCAAAAGCGAGGAGTTGGAACGCTTCGGGGAGGAACTGAAGGAGCGGATCAGGGAGATCGAACAGGAGATCTATGATCTTGCGGGAACGGAATTTAATATCGGCTCTCCGAAGCAGCTCGGGGAGATCTTGTTCGAGAAGCTCAATCTGCCTGTGATCAAGAAGACCAAGACGGGATATTCGACGGACGTTGAGGTGCTGGAACGGCTCGCCCCATACCATGAGATCGCCGCGAAGGTCGTGGAATACCGCCAGCTGACGAAGCTCCAATCGACTTATGTGGAAGGGCTGTTGAAGGAGATTCGTCCGGAGACGGGCAAGATCCATACGTATTATCGCCAGACCATCGCTGCCACTGGAAGACTCAGCAGCCAGTATCCGAACCTTCAGAATATCCCGATTCGCCTTGAGGAGGGACGGCTGATCCGGCGGGCTTTCGTGCCTTCAGAGGAAGGATGGTATATCCTGGCGGCGGACTATTCGCAGATCGAACTGCGCGTGCTAGCCCATATCTCGCAGGACGAGAGGCTGATGGAAGCTTTCCGTCAAAATATGGATATCCATACGAAGACGGCGATGGATGTCTTCGGCGTGGCCGCCGATGAAGTGGATGCCAATATGCGCCGGCAGGCGAAGGCGGTTAACTTCGGCATCGTATACGGAATCAGCGATTATGGCTTGTCGCAGAACTTGCATATCCCGCGCAAGGAAGCCGCTGCCTTCATCGAAGCCTACTTCAATGTCTTCCAAGGCGTACGACGGTACATGGATGAGATCGTGAAGTCGGCGAAACAAGACGGGTATGTTTCCACGCTGCTCAACCGGAGACGCTACCTGCCGGAGATCAATGCTTCGAACTACAATCGCCGCTCCTTTGCGGAACGCACGGCGATGAATACACCGATCCAAGGAACAGCAGCGGATATCATCAAGCTGGCGATGGTGAAATTAGCCGAACGGATGACCGATGAGGGCCTGCGAAGCCGCATGCTGCTGCAAGTGCATGACGAATTGGTCTTCGAAGTACCGCCGGAGGAGCTCGAGGTGATGAAACAGCTTGTCCCGGAAGTGATGGAAAATGCCATTGCACTCGATGTGCCGCTGAAAGCGGAAGTAAGCTGGGGAACGGACTGGTACGAAGCGAAATGA
- a CDS encoding HAD family hydrolase, giving the protein MYAALHHNKKVIFFDLHGTLITKKMTPDQALRAALLDYTDRWISEEKASLINKACRIYRHALRQYKRKGKPGLTEQMRIVCLKRALANLPIAKDELTLARIDQKITCLASSQEEHSKRVAAVLRSLRQRYQLALITNGQEPLVRARLRRNHLASAFSPAAVFVSSSLGKGKSKPHPGIYRHALARMQVQPEQALMVGDSWRQDIEGATSCGIDAVWLNPWNRPIPRPITEARLLMIREIDELLEIL; this is encoded by the coding sequence ATGTACGCAGCTCTGCACCATAACAAAAAGGTCATCTTCTTCGATCTGCACGGTACGTTGATCACGAAGAAAATGACCCCCGACCAAGCGCTGCGAGCGGCCCTGCTGGACTATACCGATCGCTGGATATCAGAGGAGAAAGCCTCACTTATCAACAAAGCTTGCCGTATCTACCGCCACGCCCTCCGCCAATACAAACGCAAAGGAAAACCCGGACTCACCGAGCAGATGCGGATCGTCTGTCTGAAGCGGGCGCTGGCTAATCTGCCGATCGCCAAGGATGAGCTCACCCTGGCCCGGATCGATCAGAAAATCACCTGCCTGGCAAGCAGCCAAGAAGAGCACAGCAAACGGGTGGCCGCCGTGCTTCGTTCCCTGAGGCAGCGCTATCAGCTGGCCCTGATCACCAATGGGCAAGAGCCCCTGGTGCGCGCCCGCTTGAGGCGGAATCATCTGGCATCCGCTTTCTCTCCTGCTGCCGTCTTCGTCTCCTCCAGTCTGGGCAAGGGCAAAAGCAAACCCCATCCCGGCATCTACCGCCACGCCTTGGCCCGGATGCAAGTTCAGCCGGAACAAGCCCTGATGGTAGGAGATTCCTGGCGGCAGGATATCGAAGGAGCAACATCCTGCGGCATCGATGCCGTCTGGCTGAATCCATGGAATCGCCCCATCCCGCGGCCGATCACGGAAGCCCGGCTCTTGATGATCCGCGAGATCGATGAGCTGCTGGAGATTCTGTAA
- a CDS encoding MMPL family transporter, with protein MRTIVKYRWAILALWIALAAGLFFTAPDMQDLVRERGQLTIPEGSPSLAAGKLLEEIDGDGTAAVLVFTSEDGLDDEEIREIKQAVDRLSEQSDELGLTNVVSPFGVPELEEQMVSEDGTTVLVMLGLDSADLSTSEQRDGLNEVLQDVGVEHYLTGSSLIDEDVIISSQEGLKRTELITVIFILVILIVVFRSVVTPWIPLLTIGISYLTAQSVVAYLVEYMDFPLSTFTQIFMVAVMFGIGTDYCILLISRFREELAAHSYTVEAIAATYRTAGRTVLFSWLAVLAGFAAIGLSKFILYQSAVAVAVGVTVMMIALFTLMPFFMAVLGKALFWPSSRALQHKDNRVWGFAGSFSLRRPLITLGIIAVIVVPFLWQYDGDVSYNSLDEIGDGYDSVKAFHIIAEKFGPGESLPASIVLKHDEALDSPQGMAWIEKISRELLHVDGVSAVRSATRPTGEEIAEFLVTDQAAVLQEGLIQGADGIMQIRDGLAFAGRQLTASEPQLVDAVQAVGALVDGTQEVAAGLNQLSNGLGEIAYGMRQGAGGAAELHSGVQELKRNAERLRSSYEQLAAGYHELSEGLNQLAEHYGQLENGLDSLSQGLSGLEQALGSVSMNHPILSEDETFLMALGLAEQMQDAAEELLTGVKQLNGQLAVVTAGLSEAGGGFGQANAGFGEIIATFDALLDGLNQLEQGLQQAADGQDHIAQQMPGAVHGLQQVVDGQRQLYEGVTGLTDQLELLTGGIQQSVDGLTQIGEGLTDAVAYLEVLSTNSSADLGGWYMPEEVFELEEFAQVFDTYMSEDRRTVKFEVIFEGHPYEQETLELIEPLNAAIERAVKGTPLEDAAYAVGGVTSMYHDLSEVSQEDFNRTAVIMLIGIFLVLMILLRSLVMPIYLMASLLLTYYTSMAVAEWIFVDLAGYAGITWAVPFFAFVMLVALGIDYSIFLMGRFNEYRHLDVQEAILEAMKKMGSVIFSAVIILGGTFAAMLPSGVLSLLQIATIVLTGLFLYALVFLPLFIPMMVKLFGEANWWPFGRARSTAEQPPEQPSV; from the coding sequence ATGAGAACGATTGTAAAATACCGTTGGGCGATCTTAGCGCTCTGGATTGCCCTTGCGGCGGGACTGTTCTTCACAGCACCGGATATGCAAGATCTGGTTCGCGAGAGAGGGCAGTTGACCATCCCGGAAGGATCGCCATCGCTTGCGGCCGGAAAGCTGCTGGAAGAGATCGATGGGGATGGTACGGCAGCAGTCCTGGTGTTCACAAGCGAGGACGGGTTGGATGATGAAGAGATCCGAGAGATTAAACAAGCGGTGGATCGATTATCTGAACAGAGCGATGAGCTGGGGCTGACAAATGTCGTTTCACCTTTTGGTGTACCGGAATTAGAGGAGCAGATGGTCTCGGAGGACGGCACCACGGTGCTCGTGATGCTCGGACTGGATTCGGCGGATCTATCGACGTCAGAGCAGCGCGATGGCTTGAACGAAGTGCTGCAAGATGTTGGAGTGGAGCATTATCTCACGGGCAGCTCGCTGATTGATGAGGATGTGATCATCTCTTCACAGGAAGGATTGAAGCGGACGGAGCTCATCACCGTCATCTTCATCCTGGTCATCTTGATCGTCGTATTCCGTTCCGTGGTCACGCCTTGGATTCCGCTTCTGACCATCGGGATCAGTTATCTGACCGCGCAGTCCGTTGTTGCTTATCTGGTGGAATATATGGATTTTCCGCTGTCAACCTTCACCCAGATCTTCATGGTAGCGGTGATGTTCGGCATCGGCACAGACTACTGTATCTTGTTGATCAGCCGGTTCCGAGAAGAGCTCGCAGCCCACAGTTACACGGTTGAAGCGATCGCTGCGACTTACCGCACAGCGGGACGGACGGTGCTTTTCTCTTGGCTGGCAGTTCTCGCGGGCTTCGCGGCGATCGGTTTATCCAAGTTCATCCTCTATCAATCCGCCGTTGCCGTTGCTGTCGGCGTGACGGTGATGATGATCGCTCTGTTCACGCTGATGCCGTTCTTCATGGCAGTACTGGGCAAGGCCTTGTTCTGGCCGAGCAGCCGCGCTCTGCAGCATAAGGATAACCGAGTGTGGGGATTTGCGGGTTCCTTCTCCCTGCGCAGACCTTTGATTACGCTTGGAATCATAGCCGTCATCGTCGTGCCCTTCCTGTGGCAGTATGACGGCGACGTATCTTATAACTCCTTGGATGAGATCGGTGATGGGTATGACTCGGTCAAAGCCTTTCATATCATCGCCGAGAAGTTCGGACCGGGTGAATCCTTGCCCGCCTCCATCGTTCTGAAACACGATGAAGCGCTGGACAGTCCGCAAGGCATGGCGTGGATCGAGAAGATCAGCCGGGAACTGCTGCATGTCGATGGCGTAAGCGCCGTGCGCAGCGCGACGAGACCGACAGGGGAGGAGATTGCGGAGTTCTTGGTGACGGATCAGGCTGCGGTGCTGCAGGAAGGATTGATACAGGGCGCCGATGGGATCATGCAGATCCGTGACGGTTTGGCTTTTGCGGGTCGGCAGTTGACGGCCTCAGAACCGCAGCTTGTGGACGCGGTGCAGGCTGTGGGGGCTTTGGTTGACGGGACGCAGGAGGTGGCGGCCGGCCTGAACCAGCTCTCCAACGGCCTTGGCGAGATCGCTTACGGCATGCGCCAGGGAGCAGGCGGAGCAGCTGAGCTGCACAGCGGAGTACAGGAACTGAAGCGCAATGCAGAACGGCTTAGATCTTCCTATGAGCAGCTTGCCGCAGGTTATCATGAGCTGAGCGAAGGCTTGAACCAGCTGGCGGAACATTACGGCCAGCTCGAGAATGGCCTGGACAGCCTCAGCCAAGGCCTCAGCGGTCTGGAGCAGGCGCTAGGCAGCGTGTCGATGAATCATCCGATTCTCAGCGAGGATGAAACGTTCCTGATGGCACTTGGACTTGCGGAGCAAATGCAGGATGCAGCAGAGGAATTGCTGACGGGTGTGAAGCAGCTCAACGGGCAGCTGGCCGTCGTGACGGCAGGTTTAAGCGAAGCCGGCGGCGGATTCGGACAGGCGAATGCTGGCTTCGGTGAAATAATTGCGACCTTCGATGCCTTACTGGATGGCTTGAATCAGCTTGAGCAAGGGTTGCAGCAGGCTGCTGACGGGCAGGATCACATTGCCCAGCAGATGCCGGGTGCGGTTCATGGCCTGCAGCAAGTCGTCGACGGACAGCGGCAGTTGTATGAAGGGGTCACAGGGCTTACGGATCAGCTGGAATTGCTGACGGGTGGCATCCAGCAAAGTGTAGACGGCTTGACACAGATCGGTGAAGGGCTGACGGATGCTGTTGCGTACCTGGAAGTGCTGTCGACGAACAGTTCGGCGGATCTTGGAGGCTGGTACATGCCGGAAGAAGTCTTCGAGCTGGAAGAATTCGCACAGGTCTTCGACACTTATATGTCGGAAGATCGCAGAACCGTGAAGTTCGAAGTGATCTTCGAAGGCCATCCTTATGAGCAGGAGACCTTGGAACTGATCGAACCGCTGAACGCTGCCATTGAACGTGCGGTCAAAGGGACACCGCTGGAGGATGCAGCGTATGCTGTGGGCGGAGTTACGAGCATGTATCATGATCTCAGCGAAGTATCACAGGAAGACTTCAACAGAACGGCTGTGATCATGTTGATCGGCATCTTCCTCGTGCTCATGATCCTGCTCCGATCGCTCGTGATGCCCATCTACTTGATGGCATCGCTGCTGCTCACCTACTATACATCCATGGCGGTGGCGGAATGGATCTTCGTCGATCTGGCGGGATACGCCGGCATCACTTGGGCGGTGCCGTTCTTCGCCTTCGTCATGTTGGTGGCTCTGGGCATCGATTACAGCATCTTCCTCATGGGCCGCTTCAATGAATATCGCCATCTCGATGTGCAGGAGGCGATTCTGGAAGCGATGAAGAAGATGGGATCCGTCATCTTCTCAGCAGTCATCATCTTGGGCGGCACCTTTGCAGCGATGCTGCCATCCGGCGTGCTGTCCCTGCTGCAGATTGCAACGATCGTATTGACAGGCCTCTTCTTATATGCTCTAGTATTCCTGCCGCTCTTCATCCCGATGATGGTGAAGTTGTTCGGCGAGGCGAACTGGTGGCCGTTTGGAAGGGCAAGGAGTACGGCTGAGCAGCCGCCGGAGCAGCCCAGCGTGTAA
- a CDS encoding MarR family winged helix-turn-helix transcriptional regulator: MECCDRIHEYIERFEAAIFTVNRRLNNIIRDSIQEELTLDQFLTLRYIHKHGSCTASELSETFCVNRSATTAITTRLADKQYITRTPDERDRRMISLRLSEKGKQVYETAASRIHERLEGIIRQLPQTEIEQFLDTSERLLRIITQGGGNER; the protein is encoded by the coding sequence TTGGAATGCTGTGACAGGATTCATGAGTATATCGAACGCTTCGAAGCAGCTATATTTACAGTTAATCGTCGTCTGAACAACATCATACGGGACTCGATCCAAGAGGAATTAACCTTGGATCAATTCCTGACCTTGCGGTACATCCATAAACATGGAAGCTGTACAGCAAGTGAGTTGTCCGAGACGTTCTGTGTGAACCGCAGTGCGACTACGGCGATCACGACACGTCTGGCGGATAAACAATACATCACGAGAACGCCGGATGAACGGGACCGGCGCATGATCAGCCTGCGTCTGTCAGAGAAGGGGAAACAGGTGTATGAGACGGCCGCTTCCCGCATACATGAACGATTAGAAGGCATCATCCGGCAGCTGCCGCAGACGGAGATCGAACAGTTCCTGGATACATCCGAACGATTGCTTCGGATCATCACTCAGGGAGGAGGGAATGAAAGATGA
- the phoU gene encoding phosphate signaling complex protein PhoU yields the protein MTRRAQFDAYLDELRQALIKMSERVEKSIENSVKSLKNMDTELAKSVVEEDIEINKMEENIEDIGARIIATQQPVAKDLRRIIIAFRMANDLERMADLAVDIAKVTLRIENEGLIKPLVDIPRMAEIVQQMISDSIKAYVEEDIQLAYKMAQMDDEVDHLHSQILRELFAYIAEKNQNVNQALQLCFVSRYLERVADHATNIGESVVYLVQGHRPDLND from the coding sequence GTGACTAGAAGAGCTCAGTTCGATGCATATCTCGACGAACTTAGACAAGCGCTGATTAAGATGAGTGAGCGGGTAGAGAAGTCGATCGAGAATTCGGTCAAATCGTTAAAAAATATGGACACCGAGTTGGCGAAGTCCGTCGTTGAAGAAGACATAGAGATCAACAAGATGGAAGAGAACATCGAGGACATTGGCGCACGGATCATCGCTACCCAGCAGCCGGTGGCGAAGGATCTGCGGCGGATTATCATTGCCTTTCGCATGGCTAATGATCTGGAACGAATGGCCGATCTTGCCGTAGACATCGCGAAGGTCACGCTGCGAATCGAGAACGAAGGTCTGATCAAACCGCTGGTCGACATCCCGCGGATGGCGGAGATCGTGCAGCAGATGATCAGCGACAGCATCAAGGCATACGTTGAAGAAGATATTCAGCTGGCCTATAAGATGGCGCAGATGGACGACGAAGTCGATCATCTGCACAGCCAGATCCTGCGGGAGTTGTTTGCTTATATTGCAGAGAAAAATCAAAACGTGAACCAGGCGCTGCAGCTTTGCTTCGTCAGCCGCTATCTGGAACGGGTGGCTGACCATGCGACGAATATCGGAGAGAGCGTCGTCTATCTAGTGCAAGGGCATCGTCCGGATCTAAATGATTGA